A single Phragmites australis chromosome 4, lpPhrAust1.1, whole genome shotgun sequence DNA region contains:
- the LOC133916858 gene encoding beta-galactosidase 5-like: MGRRWPAALLCCAVAVAAMAAAVECAVTYDKKAVLINGQRRILFSGSIHYPRSTPDMWDGLIQKAKDGGLDVIQTYVFWNGHEPTPGNYYFEERYDLVRFIKTVQKAGLFVHLRIGPYICGEWNFGGFPVWLKYVPGISFRTDNEPFKMAMQGFTEKIVGMMKSEKLFASQGGPIILSQIENEYGPEGKEFGAAGQSYINWAAKMAVGLDTGVPWVMCKEEDAPDPVINACNGFYCDAFSPNKPYKPMMWTEAWSGWFTEFGGTIRQRPVEDLAFGVARFVQKGGSFINYYMYHGGTNFGRTAGGPFITTSYDYDAPIDEYGLVREPKHSHLKELHRAVKLCEQALVSVEPAITTLGTMQEAHVFRSPSGCAAFLANYNSKSYAKVVFNNEHYSLPPWSISILPDCKNVVFNTATVGVQTSQMQMWADGTSSMMWERYEEEVDSLAAAPLLTTTGLLEQLNVTRDSSDYLWYITSVDVNPSENFLQGGKPLSLSVQSAGHALHVFVNGQLQGSAYGTREDRRISYKGNVNSRAGTNKIALLSVSCGLPNMGVHYESWNTGVVGPVVLHGLDEGSRDLTWQTWSYQVGLKGEQMNLNSLEGSSSVEWIQGLLLAQNKQPLAWYRAYFETPSGDEPLALDMGSMGKGQIWINGQSIGRYWTAYANGDCKAYSYTGTFRPSKCQAGCGQPTQRWYHVPRSWLQPTRNLLVVFEELGGDSSKIALVKRSVSSVCADVSEDHPNIKNWQIESYGEPTEHRRPKVHLRCAPGQSISAIKFASFGTPVGTCGSFQQGSCHSANSHTVLEKKCIGLQRCVVTISPDNFGGDPCPNVMKRVAVEAICAPGA; this comes from the exons atggggaggaggtggccggctGCCCTTTTGTGCTgcgcggtggcggtggcagcgATGGCGGCCGCCGTCGAATGCGCGGTGACGTACGACAAGAAGGCGGTGCTGATCAACGGGCAGAGGAGGATTCTCTTCTCCGGATCCATACACTACCCCAGGAGCACCCCTGAT ATGTGGGATGGGCTAATTCAGAAGGCTAAAGATGGAGGCTTGGATGTGATCCAGACTTATGTCTTTTGGAATGGACATGAGCCTACTCCTGGAAAT TACTATTTCGAAGAGAGGTACGATTTGGTCAGGTTCATAAAGACTGTCCAAAAGGCCGGGCTGTTTGTACATCTCCGCATCGGTCCCTACATTTGTGGCGAGTGGAATTTCGG TGGTTTCCCAGTTTGGTTGAAGTATGTACCAGGCATCAGCTTCAGGACAGACAACGAACCTTTCAAG ATGGCAATGCAGGGTTTCACTGAGAAAATTGTGGGGATGATGAAGAGCGAAAAACTCTTTGCTTCCCAAGGTGGGCCTATTATCCTCTCACAG ATTGAAAATGAGTATGGGCCGGAAGGCAAAGAATTTGGTGCCGCTGGCCAGTCATATATCAACTGGGCGGCAAAGATGGCCGTGGGATTGGACACTGGTGTGCCGTGGGTGATGTGCAAGGAGGAGGATGCACCGGATCCAGTG ATCAACGCATGCAATGGTTTCTACTGTGATGCGTTTTCACCTAACAAGCCTTACAAGCCTATGATGTGGACTGAAGCTTGGAGTGGTTG GTTCACTGAATTTGGTGGGACCATCCGCCAACGACCGGTTGAAGATCTCGCATTTGGTGTTGCTCGGTTTGTACAAAAGGGTGGTTCTTTTATCAATTACTACATG TATCATGGAGGAACGAATTTTGGACGCACTGCTGGGGGTCCCTTCATCACCACAAGCTATGATTATGATGCTCCAATTGATGAATATG GACTTGTTCGAGAACCAAAGCACAGTCATCTTAAAGAACTCCACAGAGCTGTTAAGTTATGTGAGCAGGCTTTGGTTTCTGTTGAACCAGCTATTACTACCCTTGGAACCATGCAAGAG GCCCATGTCTTCCGATCTCCATCTGGTTGTGCAGCTTTCCTCGCAAACTACAATTCCAAGTCTTACGCGAAAGTTGTGTTCAACAATGAGCATTACAGCCTTCCACCTTGGTCAATCAGTATTCTCCCCGATTGCAAGAATGTAGTATTTAACACTGCAACT GTTGGTGTTCAGACATCTCAAATGCAAATGTGGGCAGATGGGACCTCATCAATGATGTGGGAGAGGTATGAGGAGGAGGTTGATTCTCTGGCGGCTGCTCCATTGCTCACCACAACTGGTCTGCTTGAGCAGCTTAACGTCACGAGAGACAGCAGTGATTATCTGTGGTACATCACCAG TGTGGATGTAAACCCATCTGAAAACTTTCTACAAGGTGGCAAACCTCTGTCTCTCAGTGTGCAGTCTGCTGGCCACGCCTTGCATGTCTTTGTCAACGGACAACTCCAAG GTTCTGCTTATGGTACCAGGGAAGATCGGAGAATTTCATATAAAGGCAATGTGAACTCTCGAGCCGGTACCAATAAAATTGCACTACTGAGTGTTTCTTGTGGACTGCCG AATATGGGAGTGCATTATGAGTCATGGAATACTGGTGTTGTTGGTCCTGTTGTGCTTCATGGGTTGGATGAAGGTTCGCGAGACCTGACTTGGCAGACTTGGTCCTATCAG GTTGGCCTGAAAGGTGAACAGATGAATCTGAACTCCCTAGAAGGCTCAAGCTCTGTTGAATGGATTCAAGGATTGTTGTTAGCCCAAAACAAACAGCCATTGGCATGGTATAGG GCTTACTTCGAGACTCCCAGTGGGGATGAGCCACTGGCTCTGGATATGGGTAGCATGGGTAAAGGCCAAATCTGGATAAACGGACAAAGCATTGGGCGGTACTGGACAGCATACGCAAATGGGGACTGCAAAGCGTACAGTTACACTGGGACATTCCGGCCATCCAAGTGTCAAGCAGGTTGTGGTCAGCCCACACAACGTTG GTATCATGTGCCAAGATCCTGGCTGCAACCCACTAGAAATCTGTTGGTAGTATTTGAGGAACTTGGAGGGGATTCTTCGAAGATTGCTCTCGTGAAGAGGTCAGTCTCAAGTGTCTGTGCTGATGTATCGGAGGATCATCCAAATATCAAGAACTGGCAGATTGAAAGCTATGGAGAGCCTACTGAGCACCGCAGGCCCAAAGTGCATTTGAGATGTGCACCTGGGCAATCTATTTCTGCCATCAAATTTGCAAGCTTTGGGACACCTGTGGGAACATGTGGCAGTTTCCAGCAAGGCAGCTGCCATTCAGCTAACTCTCACACTGTTCTTGAGAAG AAATGCATCGGGCTACAAAGATGTGTAGTCACTATCTCCCCAGACAACTTTGGAGGAGATCCCTGCCCGAATGTGATGAAAAGGGTGGCAGTTGAGGCAATATGTGCTCCCGGAGCGTAG